Proteins from a single region of Mustela erminea isolate mMusErm1 chromosome X, mMusErm1.Pri, whole genome shotgun sequence:
- the ARMCX3 gene encoding armadillo repeat-containing X-linked protein 3 translates to MGYARKVGWVTAGLVIGAGACYCIYRLTRGRKQNKEKMAEGGSGDVDDVGDCPGARYNDWSDDDDDSSENKGIVWYPPWARIGTEAGTRARARARARATRARRAVQKRASPNSDDTILSPQELQKVLCLVEMSEKPYILEAALIALGNNAAYAFNRDIIRDLGGLPIVAKILNTRDPIVKEKALIVLNNLSVNAENQRRLKIYMNQVCDDTITSRLNSSVQLAGLRLLTNMTVTNEYQHMLANSISDFFRLFSAGNEETKFQVLKLLLNLAENPAMARELLRAQVPSSLGSLFNKKENKEVILKLLVIFENINDNFKWEENEPTQNAFSEGSLFFFLKEFQVCADKILGIESHHDFLVKVKVGKFMAKLAEHMFPKTQE, encoded by the coding sequence ATGGGCTACGCCAGGAAAGTAGGCTGGGTGACTGCGGGACTGGTGATTGGCGCTGGAGCCTGCTATTGCATTTATAGACTGACCcggggaagaaaacagaacaaggaGAAAATGGCTGAGGGTGGGTCTGGGGATGTTGATGATGTTGGGGACTGCCCTGGGGCCCGGTACAATGACTGGTCTGATGACGATGATGACAGCAGTGAGAACAAGGGTATAGTGTGGTACCCACCTTGGGCCCGGATTGGGACTGAGGCCGGAACCAGAGCACGGGCCAGAGCAAGGGCCAGAGCTACCCGGGCTCGCCGGGCTGTTCAGAAACGGGCTTCCCCCAATTCAGACGATACTATTTTGTCCCCTCAGGAGCTGCAGAAAGTTCTTTGCTTGGTGGAGATGTCTGAAAAACCTTATATTCTTGAAGCAGCTTTAATTGCTCTGGGTAACAATGCTGCTTATGCATTTAACAGAGATATTATTCGTGATCTGGGTGGTCTCCCAATTGTAGCAAAGATTCTCAACACTCGGGATCCCATAGTTAAGGAAAAGGCTTTAATTGTCCTGAATAACTTGAGTGTGAATGCTGAAAATCAGCGCAGGCTTAAGATATACATGAATCAAGTGTGTGATGACACAATCACTTCTCGCTTGAACTCATCGGTGCAGCTGGCTGGACTAAGATTGCTTACAAATATGACTGTTACTAATGAGTATCAGCACATGCTTGCTAATTCCATTTCAGACTTTTTTCGTTTATTTTCAGCGGGAAACGAAGAAACCAAATTTCAGGTTTTGAAACTCCTTTTGAATTTGGCTGAAAATCCAGCCATGGCTAGAGAACTGCTCAGGGCCCAAGTGCCATCTTCGCTTGGTTCCCTCTTTAACAAGAAGGAGAACAAAGAGGTTATTCTTAAACTTCTGGTCATATTTGAGAACATAAATGacaattttaaatgggaagaaaatgaacCTACTCAGAATGCATTCAGCGAAGgttcactgtttttctttctaaaagaatttCAAGTGTGTGCTGACAAGATTCTGGGGATAGAAAGTCACCATGATTTTTTGGTGAAAGTAAAGGTTGGAAAATTCATGGCCAAACTGGCTGAGCATATGTTCCCAAAGACCCAGGAATAA
- the LOC116583106 gene encoding LOW QUALITY PROTEIN: protein ARMCX6-like (The sequence of the model RefSeq protein was modified relative to this genomic sequence to represent the inferred CDS: deleted 3 bases in 2 codons), with translation MGRAREVGWMAAGLMIGAGACYCVYKLTIGRDDSDKLEEEEEEWDDDQELDEEEPELWFDFTTMARPWSENGDWTEPGAPGGTEDRPSGGGKANRTHPVKQRPFPYEHKNTWSTQSFRNFRCVLDLSKCPFIQGKMWFAQPKDAGFSFSHDINSSHLASLSIVGNTIPTPDPIREKAFCTLDNLNAAVENQGQIKMSISEVCRETGSCCCNSFLQRAGLDLLISMTVINNMLAKSDSDLKFPLISEEGRGCAEVQALKLSMGLSGKPVLAGDSLGAQTLLSSMSLLIRNGNTQVLPDTLAS, from the exons ATGGGCAGGGCTCGGGAAGTGGGTTGGATGGCAGCAGGACTGATGATTGGGGCTGGTGCCTGCTACTGTGTTTACAAACTAACCATAGGAAGAGATGACAGTGACaagttggaggaggaggaagaggaatgggATGATGACCAGGAGCTGGATGAGGAGGAACCTGAGCTTTGGTTTGATTTCACAACTATGGCTCGGCCCTGGAGTGAGAATGGGGATTGGACCGAACCGGGGGCCCCTGGTGGCACCGAGGACAGGCCCTCAGGTGGGGGCAAGGCCAACCGAACACACCCAGTAAAACAGCGCCCATTCCCCTATGAACATAAAAATACTTGGAGCACTCAAAGCTTTAGAAATTTCAGGTGTGTACTTGACCTCTCTAAGTGTCCTTTCATTCAGGGAAAAATGTGGTTTGCTCAGCCCAAGGATGCTGGTTTTTCATTTAGCCATGATATCAATAGT AGTCATTTGGCCAGCCTCTCCATTGTTGGAAACACAATCCCCACTCCCGACCCTATTAGGGAGAAGGCTTTCTGTACTCTGGATAACTTGAATGCAGCAGTTGAAAACCAGGGCCAGATTAAGATGTCCATCAGTGAAGTGTGTCGGGAGACTGGGTCATGTTGCTGCAACTCATTTCTGCAGCGGGCCGGATTAGATTTGTTAATAAGCATGACAGTTATTAATAACATGCTTGCCAAGTCCGATTCAGACTTGAAGTTCCCTTTGATatcggag gaggggaggggatgtgctGAGGTTCAGGCTTTGAAACTGTCGATGGGTTTGTCTGGAAAGCCAGTCTTGGCAGGGGACTCGCTGGGTGCCCAAACGCTGCTCTCATCCATGTCCCTCTTGATCAGGAACGGAAACACACAGGTTCTCCCTGACACCCTGGCCTCGTAG